The Salvelinus fontinalis isolate EN_2023a chromosome 7, ASM2944872v1, whole genome shotgun sequence genomic sequence ggcatctttctattGGTGTTtctcagtcagtagaaaggcctctttagtgtcctaagttttcataactgtgaccttaactgCCTACCGTctttaagctgttagtgtcttatcgaccgttccacaggtgcatgttcattaattgtttatggttcattgaacaagctggggaaacagtatgtaaacactttacaatgaagatctgttaagttatttagatttttacgaagacagggtcctgaaaagggatgtttctttttttgttgagtttataaatgcaacatgccacaatttcattgatttgactgagttgcagttcatatgaggaaatcagccaattgaaataaattcattaggccctaatctctggattttacatgactgggagtacagatatacatctgttggtcacagataccttaaaaaaaatgggcctcacattgggcctcaggatctcatcacggtatttttgtgcattcaaattgccatcaataaaatccAATTGTggttgttgtctgtagcttatgcctgcccatgccataaccccaccgccaccatggggcactctgttcacaacgttgacatccgcAAACCGCTTGCTCAAACGACATCAAACACGTGGTCTGGTgttgaggctggttggacatactgcaaaattctctaaaatgatgttggaggcagcttatggtagagcaaTGAACAttgaattatctggcaacagctctgttggcaggtagcttagcagttAAGAGCtttgggctagtaactgaaaggttgctggttcgaatctccAAACCgactaggtaaaaaaaaaaaacatctgtcgATATGCCTTTGTGCAAAGCACATAACCTTAATTGTTCCTGTaagtttctctggataagagcgtttacaaaattacaaaaaaagtattcatgcagtcagcataccaattgcacactccctcaaaacttgagatgtggcattgtgttgtggcaaaactgcacatttgagaGGCcctttgtccccagcacaaggtgcaacaGTATAATGattgtgctgtttaatcagcttctaaatatgccacacctgtcaagtggatggataattttggcaaaggagaagtgCTCATTAACAAGGATATTAACAAATCTGTGCAGAAAATGACAACGCttggtgtgtatggaacattcatggaatcttttatttcagctcatgaaacatgggaccaacactttacatgttgcatttttgttcagtgtagcaaTTTGTAAAGCATGGggcttgtaatgccagggtagagggCTCAATTCCCAGGACCATCCATATGTAAAATGTGCACATGCATGACTAAGTCTCTTAGGCTAGAAGTATCTGCAAGACATTTTAGAAATGAGACCATTGTATGAGGTCCACCATTGAGTCAAATCAAGTTGTGTAGATTAAGTAGTCACTGAATGCTTTTAGTGGACCAGTTCAGTTGACTGTGTTGTCAACTAAGACCTGTAGAAATGTAAAGCAATTGATGGGGTTCAACTGTCTAGGAGTTTACCCTGTTGGAAATTCTAAAGGAAATGTTTTCCACATCAAAACCCTAGAACACTTACATACAAGAGGCAAATGTAGGCCAACTAGGGTCTTAGAACAATACTTATAGGAAACACAAATTATTACACTTAAGGTAAAAACATTGTACATTTTAAACTATTGACACTTGATGTCTTTGGCAGTACAGTCTTCTTAGAGGAGCAGCACGGCTTGGATGTTTGGAAGAACACACACGCATCTATCATAATTGTGAACGCCGCTGTGTGTTCAACTCCTCACAGCCAATTGGATGTGACGGGGAACAATGCGCCAGTTGTGTCATGGGCAGCATTACCCGACAGCTCGAGAATTTATGAACAGATAACAGCGATGTAGCTTGTCGCTCGTGTGCAGAAGCAGTTTTCCGGCGAAATCGGTCTACATAAACTGGCGACCTAGCGGAGCGGCGTGTCGGTCTTCTTTTTGGTGACAGCTTTCTTTCCACAACCAACCATCTTGGGGATTCTGAGAAGCGGAGTATAAAGTGTTTGTGGGCTGTTGAAGTAATTCACAGGTGTATTACATGGTCCGGTTTACCACCAACAGGAGGGATACAAATCTCCCCAAATATTGACTATGTTGAAATGGTCTTTCACGCTAGCCCTATTCTTAGAGTTTTCGTAGAAAGCAACTTATTTTCTATAATGGGAACAATTACTGGTAATTGAGTGTGCCTGGATTTGAGAAGAAAATGTTACGCTCGCGCCCAGCTGTAAAGTCACATGACACACGCCCCTGATCACGTGACCGCCGAAACACTCCTCGTTCCTTTCTACATGTGTTTACGACGTTCTTATACCTCAGTGGTTTATGGAGGAGATGGAAGTCAACATGAACACATTGCTGGCAGCAGGGCTTCTACTGCTTTTCGCTATGCCCGGCGAACTTTACAGAATCCCTCCGCACGAGGAAGTCGCTAGGATGGCTAGATTCGTCGCCAACCAGTGCAACTGGGCTTCCATGGCCACAATATCGACCCATGAGCCAGTGCAAGGACAACCCTTCTCCAATGCGTTCTCTACCAGTGACGGGCCAGTTGGGTCTGGGACTGGGGTGCCCTACATGTACCTCACCACTATGGAGATCTCTGTCCAGGATTTAAAGGTGGGTAGGACAATATTTCTGTCAATGGCAACGTAGGAAAGGTATGGATCACTGTTGCCAACAATGTCAAGACAATACAATGACGTAAAGTCGATGACAGATAAGGTTATTATTTGCATTATGTCGCCTACTGCAAGAAAAAGTCATTCTATTTGTAGATGACACTTCATTTCCATTTAGAGCCATGACTGAATGTTGTTAAATTATGCAACTCATTGGCCCATCATGAGTCAGCGGCTTTTGGGGAGTGACACAGCAATTTTTTGTAATGACGTCACATTTCAGTCTTATGTTGATGGTGGCAATGAATTGACAGCTCCTAGTCTGACCCAGCCAGCACCATGTATGCCAATTTACGACACACTCTTTGAGCTCAATTCAATCCGATCCGCTTTAGCCAACATCCGCATAGCGATTGTTTTGACGGTGTCAGATGTTgaactgtgttagagctgtccaATCCACAAGTGGCTCCTGGCATATACCTAAAGCGGGCAAAGCCATAGGCTAAACTTTTAACCTTTTTCTCTAATATATAACCTACACAGGCCTATATGTGATGCCATTCAAAAGGGATGTGCTGAAGAGTAAGGAGATACTGACTGTGTGTTTCAGGTGAACCCCCAGGCTTCCTTGTCCATGTCCCTGGCCCAGACAGACTTCTGTAAGAACCAAGGATACGACCCTCAGGATCCCCTTTGTGCCCACATCATCTTCTCTGGCTCTGTGCTGGAGGTGAGggttaatgacacacacacacaatcagtctCACTCACTTGCACAGAGTTTATCTTCATGAATCCTCACTGTTCTGTTTACCTGTATGTCTCTGACAGATTAACGGTACAGAGGCCACCTTTGCCAAGAAAGCCCTGTTCAGCCGCCACCCTGAGATGGTCGACTGGCCCACCGACCACAACTGGTTCTTTGCCAAGATGAACATCACCAAGGTGTGGGTTCTGGACTACTTTGGAGGGGTGAAGACAGTCACCCCAGAAGACTACTTCAAGGCTACACCCTACAAGAGACACCACTGAGTGAGTAGCTATTGATGCTTTTCTCTTGCCTCTGaggccctgtccagaaacaacccctagcctctGCCACTGGATCAGTGACTAGGGGTTTCACTGCCTGGTGCAAATAATCTTAGGATGCACTTTTGTGGAGTGCACCTCTGAAACAGAGTCTGATTGGTCAGATGTCATGGTGTTTGATCAATGTGTCATTGATATGGTTTATTGTCAGGAATGAAAGTAATGAATAGCACTAAGTGCATGTGACAAAAATGTACTGAGTCACTGTTTTAGTTTACAGTGGCTTCAGAACAGCTGACTGTTGTACTTCTGTCTTGTGATTCTTTTAGGAGGACACC encodes the following:
- the creg1 gene encoding protein CREG1, whose product is MEEMEVNMNTLLAAGLLLLFAMPGELYRIPPHEEVARMARFVANQCNWASMATISTHEPVQGQPFSNAFSTSDGPVGSGTGVPYMYLTTMEISVQDLKVNPQASLSMSLAQTDFCKNQGYDPQDPLCAHIIFSGSVLEINGTEATFAKKALFSRHPEMVDWPTDHNWFFAKMNITKVWVLDYFGGVKTVTPEDYFKATPYKRHH